GGATGCCTTTGGTTTGCCTGCCGAAAATGCGGCTATAAAGGGAGGCGTGCACCCCTCCCTGTGGACAAAAAATAATATCAAACGCATGAAAGATCAACTGCGGCGATGGGGTGTAGGATATGACTGGAGCAGAGAAATTACCTCCTGCAATCCTGATTACTATAAATGGACACAGTGGATATTTCTTAAATTGTATGAAAACAACTTAGCCTATAAAAAACAGGCTGCCGTAAACTGGTGTCCCTCCTGTGCGACGGTGCTGGCAAATGAACAAGTAGTAGAAGGCTGTTGTGAACGGTGTGACAGCCATGTACAACAAAGAGACCTGGAGCAATGGTTCTTCCGTATCAGCCTCTATGCTCAAACACTGCTGGACGACCTCTCCCGGCTAAACGGATGGCCCGAACGGGTAAAGACCATGCAGGCAAACTGGATTGGCCGAAGCGAAGGAGTTCACATTGATTTCACACTGGAAACCTCTGGGGAAAAAATCCCCTGTTTTACCACACGTCCAGATACCCTTTACGGAGTAACCTTTGTCTCCCTTGCTCCCGAACATCCGATGGTGAAACAATTGATTTTCGGAACACCACAAGAGAAAGATATCATGTCATTTATAGACCGGGTCCGCTGCCAGGGCATGATGGAACGTACAGCCGAAGGCACCGAAAAGGAAGGCATCTTTACCGGCCTGCATGTCATCAATCCGATAAACAACAGCAAAGCGCCTGTATGGATCGCCAATTATGTGCTTATGGAATATGGTACGGGAGCCGTCATGGGTGTGCCTGCCCATGACCAAAGAGACTTCCTCTTTGCAAAAAAATATAAACTGCCAATTTGCGTTGTTATTCAGCCACAGGGCATTAATCTTAATGCTGACACGATGGCGGAGGCATATGTCGAAAATGGCGTGCAGGTGAATTCTGACAGCTTCAATGGCATACCAAATACTGATGCCATACAAAAGATTACGGGACATCTCGAATCAAATGGCTTCGGGAAAAAGACAATAACCTACCGATTGAGGGATTGGCTTATCTCCCGGCAACGCTACTGGGGCGCGCCAATACCGATTATCTATTGCAGAAAATGCGGTACCGTACCGGTACCTGAATCACAACTCCCGGTAATACTGCCGGAGAAAGTAACATTTAAAACGCATGGAATGAGCCCTCTTGCTGACGACGCTGCCTTTCTCAATACAATCTGTCCCCGTTGCTTGGGAAAGGCCCAACGCGAAATTGACACAATGGACACATTCGTTGACTCAAGCTGGTATTTCCTGAGATATCTTTCTCCCGGAGAGGAAGGTCAACCGTTTATCAAAGAGAGGGTAAATAAATGGCTACCAGTGGATCAATACATCGGTGGTGTAGAACATGCCATTCTCCACCTGCTTTATTCACGTTTCATTACCAAGGTACTTTACGACCTTAACTATGTTGATTTCAAAGAACCCTTTCAACACCTCTTTACCCAGGGAATGATTATTAAGAACGGCGCGAAGATGTCAAAGTCCAGGGGAAATGTTGTAAGCCCCGACGAGTTGATTGACAAATACGGTTCCGATACCCAGCGCCTTTACACCCTTTTTATCGGCCCACCTCAAAAGGATGCCGAGTGGAACGACCGAGGTGTTGTCGGCGCTTCCCGGTTTCTGAATCGTCTCTGGCAAAAGATCGTTGAGTATGATGATGTATACTCAAAAGTACGGCACATACCGATAGATATGCAAAAACTATCGCCCGAAGCAAAGGCGCTCTATCGTCAGACCAATCAAACGGTGAAAAAGGTAACCGAATATCTTGAAACCTCCTGGCATTTCAATACAGCCATAGCATCTGTTATGGAGTTATTGAACAATGTTGATTCGATCAATGTTGTTGTGCCCAAGACTGCCGAAGAGGAGATA
Above is a genomic segment from Candidatus Brocadiaceae bacterium containing:
- the leuS gene encoding leucine--tRNA ligase, producing MTKREYSFTEIEKRWQEYWESCGLFHVDDTSDKEKFYSLVMFPYPSGTLHVGHGRNYIIGDVVSRYKLMKGYNVLSPIGWDAFGLPAENAAIKGGVHPSLWTKNNIKRMKDQLRRWGVGYDWSREITSCNPDYYKWTQWIFLKLYENNLAYKKQAAVNWCPSCATVLANEQVVEGCCERCDSHVQQRDLEQWFFRISLYAQTLLDDLSRLNGWPERVKTMQANWIGRSEGVHIDFTLETSGEKIPCFTTRPDTLYGVTFVSLAPEHPMVKQLIFGTPQEKDIMSFIDRVRCQGMMERTAEGTEKEGIFTGLHVINPINNSKAPVWIANYVLMEYGTGAVMGVPAHDQRDFLFAKKYKLPICVVIQPQGINLNADTMAEAYVENGVQVNSDSFNGIPNTDAIQKITGHLESNGFGKKTITYRLRDWLISRQRYWGAPIPIIYCRKCGTVPVPESQLPVILPEKVTFKTHGMSPLADDAAFLNTICPRCLGKAQREIDTMDTFVDSSWYFLRYLSPGEEGQPFIKERVNKWLPVDQYIGGVEHAILHLLYSRFITKVLYDLNYVDFKEPFQHLFTQGMIIKNGAKMSKSRGNVVSPDELIDKYGSDTQRLYTLFIGPPQKDAEWNDRGVVGASRFLNRLWQKIVEYDDVYSKVRHIPIDMQKLSPEAKALYRQTNQTVKKVTEYLETSWHFNTAIASVMELLNNVDSINVVVPKTAEEEIVFNVFRHTMETILLLMAPLTPHICEELWQITGHEPSIFHTPWPAYDKNAIQEEKVEIVIQVNSKVRSHISVAIDVSDEELKKRALDDERIITCINGKKVVKAIIIPKKLVNFVVK